DNA sequence from the Carettochelys insculpta isolate YL-2023 chromosome 31, ASM3395843v1, whole genome shotgun sequence genome:
GAGCTGGAGAAACCGCCTCCCCCAGCATGTCCTGCCAGCACTGCGAGGCTGGGATCCCCCAcgtggggcagcctggctggagaAACCCCCTTGCCCAGCAGCAAATGGGCACTGTGAGGCTGGGATCCCCCAcgtggggcagcctggctggagaAACCCCTCACCCAGCATGTCCTGCCAGCAGCAAACAGGCGCTGCAAGGCTGGGGTCCCCCACGCAGGACGGCCTGGCTGGATAAACCCCCTCACCCAGAACCTCCTGCCACCAGCAAACAGGCACTGCAAGGCTGGGATCCCCCAcatggggcagcctggctggagaAACCCCCTCGCCCAGCAGCAAATGGGCACTGCGAGGCTGGGATCCCCCAcgtggggcagcctggctggagaAACCCCCTTGCCCAGCAGCAAACAGGCACTGCGAGGCTGGGATCCCCCAcgtggggcagcctggctggatAAACCCCTCACCCAGCATGTCCTGCCAGCAGCAAACAGGCGCTGCAAGGCTGGGGCCCCCCATGCAGGACGGCTTGGCTGGATAAACCCCCTCACCTAGAACCTCCTGCCACCAGCAAACAGGCACCGCAAGGCTGGGATCCCCCAcatggggcagcctggctggagaAACCCCCTCGCCCAGTAGCAAATGGGCACTGCGAGGCTGGGATCCCCCAcatggggcagcctggctggagaAACCCCCTCGCCCAGCACATCCTGCCAGCAGCAAATGGGCACCGTGAGGCCGGGAGCCccttggagctgctgggtgccAACCCAGCCCAGCTACCCAGTCTGGCACCTTATTGGAGCAGCAAGAAAGAGTCACTGCACAGCCCCATCCCTGgctgagccctgcagccaggccctggccagcagcacccctCTCCAGACAGCATCTCCAGTGGCTCACCCAcgccctcctgctgctgcggccatggggctggcaggggtgggaatGGGCACAAACCCTGATTGGCTGCCCTCCAGGATCCAAGACAATCAGATGTCTGGGCAGGTGGGTCTCAcccgcccctgcccagccccagacacCCCATGCCAGGTGCTGCTAGTTGCCAGGATCTCGGGGGGCACCgggtcctgctctgctcctgccctgctcctgccctggctcagcagAGGGCCCCTGGGGGTCCTGCCCCGAGAccagcctgcctgagacctgGTGTCTTTCCATCTTTCCTAGACGCCCCGTTCCCGCCAGGACCTCACAGGCACCGGGCCCACGTGGCACACGATGGCATCCCAACCGTCAGGAGGGCAGGGCGGAGGGCCGATCAGGCCCGGCGGATCTCAGGACAATGACATGGAGGACTTGTTCCACACCTTCAGGAACAGTGGTTAGCCAGGCACTGGGTCCCGACACAGGCAGACCTCAGGGCCTGAGAAGACTCCCTCTCACCTTTTCTCCTGCTCGCTCTCGCCCTCGGCCAGCACCGAGGGGCGTcgcaggggcagctggcagctctTGCTCCTACTGGTGCCACCACTGGCTTCCAGAGCTTTCCTTCCTACCCCGGGTTTACTGAGTGGCTccgtggctctcagcaccccctctTCCGGCCACGTTGTTCCACCTCCTGCTGGAAAatctctttccccaggcgggcgGTGAAACACTGCAATGCGTTGCCCGGAgcggtggtggaatcgccatccctagaggtttttaagtcccggcttgacaaggtcctagctgggatgacttagtgggggttgatctggggctggacgtgatgacccctcccagccctgggattctatgattctggcaCCCCCACTTCACAGCAGCGGCTCTGAGAACAGAATGTGGCCTGGGGGCTGCGTCCTGGGTTATGTGCCAGCTAAACCATCCCCCCAGGGACCTGGCAGGCGGCTCCATGGCTGCACCTGGGGAAAACGCCAGTTCCCATGAGCCCCAGGGAGATCCTTCCCAGGGCCGGGCTCTGGTAAAAAGGGAAATGTGGTTTCTGGGCTGTCCAGGTGGAACAtggccccagggagcagggtgcagcagcagaagcaagcACCGGGCAGCTCCCTGGAAGGGATAGTTCCTAGGGGACAAGCTGAGCAGGAAGAAGCTCCAGGACCACGAGGGTCCAGGGGCACCGGGCGCTGACCTGGCAGAGCGCAGGGAGCCCTGGGTCTGACAGACGTCCTGGTTGTCTAGGGGCCGTCCTCCGGTTACAGAGCCAGCACTAACACATTGTCTTTGCCCCTTGcccaggggaagaggaggtcACTATCGCCAGCCTCCCTCGGCCCTTTGTCTTCACCCTGCGGGACACCAAGCAGAAGGTCGTCCTCTTGCAACGCAACAACCTCGTGGCAGAGGCCTCCAATGCCGAGCCGGGTGAGTGCCACACGCCCTTTTGCGCCCCCTTCCCGCTGGCTGCCCCGCTGCTTGCCTGGCCGAGGCAGAGGGACTGAGTGGCCTCTCcaaggtggggagcccaggggctggaggcagtgCTGCCCAGGTCTGCCCACGTGGCTGCTGTGGGAGAGAGTTTGTGGTGGGTTTCACCTGCCCGGGGCTGCCTTGGGCACGTGTGGGaaagagccctgagccctcttGTTCCCCCGCCCCACAGAGAAGCTCAGCGTGGTGCCCAACCGGTTCATAGAGGGCAAGCCGTACCCCATCATCCTGGGCGTGCAAAGCGACCGGTGCCTTTCGTGCGGGACGGAGGCTCAGcccaagctgcagctggaggtgggtaCCGtccgcagggctgggggagcagtacTCTGGGCTGGATTCTCCTGGTCCTCCTTGGGGCAGAGATGAGCTCGGGGTGgcaggccctgcccaggtcctgctccTTCTCAGAGCGGGCATTTGGGATCTGCCCCCTCCCGTCACAGAGCCCACCTGCCTGTGCTACCGCCGCTGACCCTGGCTGGCGTCCCACTCAGCGGGATTTGTCCATGCCCAGCTGACTCCAGCTGGTGGAGGGGCCCCTTTTCCCCACCACGGCGCTGCCGCCCTGTGGACCGAAGGGTGGTGGAGACTATACGTTGGCGCCCTGACCAGTTGTCCCGTTTGCCGTGGCTGTGGCTCCGGGATGTCCGTATGAAAAGTCACAGGGTGAGTGACCCGATATTGACCGGGCCAGCTTTAGCCCAGGTGGAGGGCAGGAAGTCAGGGCCCTCTGATGGAGCTATGAGGCCTGCTGGCGGGGTGGAGAGGGGGTATGAGGGCAATCGGACAGCACTGCAAGGAGGCAGACCTGGGGAGAAGGCCGGAGAGATCTGGGCCAAGGttcctctgcagggctgggagagaaccTAGTGGGAGGGACAGCTCACTAGTCAGGGCATGGTGAGCCCTGGCCTGAggtgctgagcccagggctggCCACTGATTCCATGCTGCTGAAGCCctgggcaggatgtggggggcatggcctctgccagaagggccggggctgcaggcagtaggggcggggctgcaggaagaaggggcggggctgcaggaagaaggggcagggcctcgggcagaaggggcggggctgggagctcacctcccccatccaggcctcagtgccacctggatgGCATCTCATGGGGCTCTGGAGGCCATTCAAAGGACCTCGGACTCCTGGCTGCTATGGCTGGCATGGTAGCAACTGGGTGCTCCAGGTCCCTTTAAATTCCTGGGCCCAGACTAGCTCTGGCTTTGCCCCCCTCTCTCGGCAGCCCGGGTTGAGCCCCCCAGGATGGCTCGGGGGAGAGCTGGATGCCGAGAACGTTGTGCTAACAAGCCATCACCCAGGAGGGGACAGTTCATGTGGAGCTCAGTTAACTGGGgtggaaagggaaactgaggcagcccaAAGCCAGTGGTGGGCAAGGCCCCATGCAACGAGGGGGCTTATGTCCCCCAGGAGCCTTTGGGGAAGGGCTACACACACCCCCAGCGTTACCTGTCAACAGGGAGATGAGTGCTGTGCTAGTCCCCAGTGTATAAACCCACACTCAGCCAATCAGCAAGCAGGATCAACAGCGGGTGGCTGTGGCGACCAATCGCATGCAGCGGGCCGCTTCCAGGCAATCGTTAGCCTCGCGGGTCCCGACTAGCTGATAAGCAAGGCTCTGGCGGAGCTCCTGATTCTTCAGCCCCCCCACCGGGGGCGGCTGCTCCTGGCTTCCCATCAGCACGACTCCCTTCTCTGCCCCGCCCAGGAGAAGAGGATCATGGATCTGTTTGAGAGCCAGCAGGAAGCCACACGTTTCACGTTCCACAACATCGCCGAAGGCAACACCCACCGCTTCGAGTGTGCCGCCTTCCCCGGCTGGTTCCTGTGCACCTCCCAGGagaacagccagcccctgggcgtCACCAACAGCTTGGGCGAGACACAGATCACCGAATTCTACTTCAAGAGGCTCCAGGAGGGCTAGCCGCTGCCGGGGGAGACGCTCGGGGATAATGAACGCTGGACCGGATCCCCCACCTCGCCAA
Encoded proteins:
- the LOC142004348 gene encoding interleukin-36 receptor antagonist protein-like, which encodes MEDLFHTFRNSGEEEVTIASLPRPFVFTLRDTKQKVVLLQRNNLVAEASNAEPEKLSVVPNRFIEGKPYPIILGVQSDRCLSCGTEAQPKLQLEEKRIMDLFESQQEATRFTFHNIAEGNTHRFECAAFPGWFLCTSQENSQPLGVTNSLGETQITEFYFKRLQEG